In Luteitalea sp. TBR-22, one genomic interval encodes:
- a CDS encoding FAD-binding oxidoreductase, which translates to MHRRTFLQSAAAVSGLLPLAARPSFAGLYQAAAVATGDLDAVRGDGRPVTLPASAIKDLAASLRGPVLLASSPGYETARRVLNPSIDRRPALIVQPTGTADVRRAVSFASAHGLLLAVKCGGHSFSGMSTCDKGMQIDLSNMRGVRVDPKARRAYVEGGTLLGLVDHEAAAHGMVTPLGTVSHTGVGGLTTGGGFGRLARKFGLAVDNVVGVDVVTADGSVRRGDPTENPDLYWGVRGGGGNFGIVTNFEFQLHPFSGTVTGGEVVFPIDRARDLLRVYAEWSQKAPDEVYVDFVMSQPPGGKGGIALLHVCYCGDNADRDLAVLRTLGTPMANTIKVQRYVDFQKSGDYTDARTMGEYMKSGFTTGISEKLISGIIDGFEPHPARSTGVFTQHSGGAIGRPPVGTCAFPHRHAQHALMAAVSWKVGDDGAPHMAWAKKYWATIEPLTSGFYINEVNDESRAVLNANYRENFPRMVAVKKQYDPTNLFRLNANVQPA; encoded by the coding sequence ATGCATCGACGTACGTTCCTGCAGTCGGCTGCGGCCGTCTCGGGACTCCTGCCGCTTGCGGCACGGCCCTCGTTTGCCGGCCTGTACCAGGCGGCTGCCGTCGCCACAGGCGATCTGGACGCCGTGCGCGGCGACGGACGCCCCGTCACGCTGCCGGCCTCGGCCATCAAGGACCTCGCCGCGAGCCTGCGCGGCCCGGTGCTGCTCGCCTCCTCCCCCGGGTACGAGACGGCGCGGCGCGTGCTCAACCCGTCGATCGACAGGCGCCCCGCGCTCATCGTCCAGCCGACCGGCACCGCCGACGTCAGGCGCGCCGTGAGCTTCGCCTCGGCCCACGGCCTGCTGCTCGCGGTCAAGTGCGGCGGCCACAGCTTCTCCGGCATGTCGACCTGCGACAAGGGCATGCAGATCGACCTCTCGAACATGCGCGGCGTGCGCGTCGACCCGAAGGCGAGGCGTGCGTACGTCGAGGGCGGCACGCTGCTCGGCCTGGTCGACCACGAAGCCGCGGCACACGGCATGGTGACGCCGCTCGGCACCGTGTCGCACACCGGCGTCGGCGGCCTGACCACCGGCGGCGGCTTCGGCCGGCTCGCGCGCAAGTTCGGCCTCGCCGTCGACAACGTCGTCGGCGTCGACGTCGTGACGGCCGACGGGTCGGTGCGGCGCGGCGACCCGACCGAGAACCCCGACCTGTACTGGGGCGTCCGCGGCGGCGGCGGCAACTTCGGCATCGTCACCAACTTCGAGTTCCAGCTCCATCCCTTCTCCGGCACGGTGACGGGAGGCGAAGTGGTGTTCCCGATCGACCGTGCCCGCGACCTGCTGCGCGTGTATGCCGAGTGGTCGCAGAAGGCCCCGGACGAGGTCTACGTGGACTTCGTGATGTCGCAGCCCCCGGGCGGCAAGGGCGGCATCGCGCTGCTGCACGTGTGCTACTGCGGCGACAACGCCGACCGCGACCTCGCGGTGCTCCGCACGCTCGGCACGCCCATGGCCAACACGATCAAGGTGCAGCGCTACGTGGACTTCCAGAAGTCGGGCGACTACACCGACGCGCGGACCATGGGCGAGTACATGAAGAGTGGCTTCACCACCGGCATCAGCGAGAAGTTGATCTCCGGGATCATCGACGGCTTCGAGCCGCACCCGGCCCGCTCGACCGGCGTGTTCACGCAGCACTCGGGCGGTGCGATCGGGCGGCCGCCGGTCGGCACGTGCGCGTTCCCGCATCGGCACGCGCAGCACGCGCTGATGGCCGCCGTCTCGTGGAAGGTGGGCGATGACGGGGCGCCGCACATGGCGTGGGCGAAGAAGTACTGGGCGACGATCGAGCCACTCACCAGCGGCTTCTACATCAACGAGGTGAACGACGAGTCGCGCGCCGTGCTCAACGCCAACTATCGCGAGAACTTCCCGCGCATGGTCGCGGTGAAGAAGCAGTACGACCCGACGAACCTCTTCCGCCTGAACGCCAACGTCCAGCCGGCATGA
- a CDS encoding dihydrodipicolinate synthase family protein: METRIRTVLASGVAIPAHPLALSPEGRFDERRQRALTRYYATAGAGGLAVGVHTTQFAIRRADVGLFEPVLSLAREEMDRADATREVPLVRIGGVCGDTRQACAEAELLSSLGYHAGLLSLAALSTADDDALVAHCEAVAARIPVVGFYLQPSVGGRRLPYSFWRRFAEIPGVVAIKIAPFNRYQTLDVVRAVMDAGRDDITLYTGNDDNIVADLVTAFPGPGGQTRRIAGGLLGHWAVWTSGAVRLLAECQAAAAAPAVPASLLATGVEVTDANAAFFDAANGFAGCIAGIHEVLRRQGLLATTRCLDAHEVLSPGQADEIDRVYRAYPHLADDEFVAAHLDDWLR; this comes from the coding sequence ATGGAGACGCGGATTCGCACGGTACTCGCGTCGGGCGTGGCCATCCCGGCGCATCCCCTGGCCCTGTCTCCGGAGGGCCGTTTCGACGAGCGGCGACAGCGCGCCCTGACGCGGTACTACGCCACGGCCGGCGCCGGCGGCCTCGCGGTCGGCGTGCACACGACGCAGTTCGCGATCCGGCGGGCCGACGTCGGCCTCTTCGAGCCCGTGCTGTCGCTGGCGCGCGAGGAGATGGACCGCGCCGACGCCACCCGCGAGGTCCCGCTCGTCCGCATCGGCGGCGTGTGCGGCGACACGCGACAGGCATGTGCCGAGGCGGAATTGCTGTCGTCGCTCGGCTATCACGCCGGGTTGCTCAGCCTCGCGGCGCTGTCGACCGCCGACGATGACGCGCTGGTCGCGCACTGCGAGGCGGTCGCGGCGCGCATCCCCGTCGTCGGCTTCTATCTCCAGCCCTCGGTCGGTGGCCGGCGCCTGCCGTACTCGTTCTGGCGTCGCTTCGCCGAGATCCCCGGCGTCGTGGCCATCAAGATCGCGCCGTTCAACCGGTACCAGACGCTCGACGTCGTGCGCGCCGTGATGGACGCCGGGCGCGACGACATCACCCTCTACACCGGCAACGACGACAACATCGTCGCCGACCTCGTCACGGCGTTTCCGGGGCCGGGCGGCCAGACCCGCCGCATCGCCGGCGGCCTGCTCGGGCACTGGGCCGTGTGGACGTCCGGGGCCGTGCGGTTGCTGGCCGAGTGCCAGGCGGCCGCGGCCGCGCCTGCCGTGCCGGCGTCGCTGCTGGCCACCGGCGTCGAGGTGACCGATGCCAACGCGGCCTTCTTCGACGCCGCCAACGGCTTTGCCGGCTGCATCGCCGGCATCCACGAGGTCCTGCGCCGGCAGGGCCTGCTGGCGACGACCCGGTGCCTCGACGCGCACGAGGTGCTGAGCCCCGGGCAGGCCGACGAGATCGATCGCGTGTACCGCGCCTACCCGCACCTGGCCGACGACGAGTTCGTGGCCGCGCACCTGGACGACTGGTTGCGATGA
- a CDS encoding FAD-binding oxidoreductase, which produces MIAPDSPAAHQAPADVPPALLEALARRFGARCSTVASVREQHGRDESAFTHTPLPAAVVFAESTADVVDAVRLAAAHRTPVIPFGAGTSLEGHLLPVRGGISLDLGRMTRILAVHAEDMTITVQPGVVRTAVNRALEGRGLFFPVDPGADATIGGMCATRASGTNAVRYGTMRENVLALEVVTARGEVIRTGTRARKSSAGYDLTRLMVGSEGTLGVITEVTLRLHPLPEAVSAATCSFPAIEPAIRTAMAIVQLGIPIARCEFLDAQGVRMVNVHSRLSLPEQPLLLMEFHGSAHEVEEQARTVQALAAEHGGEAFAWATSPEERARLWTARHNAYFAALHTNPGRRVISTDTCLPISRLADCLVASAAEAEASGLPHYLLGHVGDGNFHFGYLVRPGNEDDWRTAEGLNHALVRRALALGGTCSGEHGIGLHKIGFLREEAGDGAIAMMRAIKQALDPDGILNPGKIFE; this is translated from the coding sequence ATGATCGCCCCCGACTCCCCCGCTGCGCACCAGGCGCCGGCCGACGTGCCCCCGGCGCTGCTCGAGGCGCTCGCCCGGCGGTTCGGCGCTCGCTGCTCCACGGTCGCCTCGGTGCGTGAGCAGCACGGCCGCGACGAGTCCGCCTTCACGCATACGCCGCTGCCGGCCGCCGTGGTGTTTGCCGAGTCCACCGCCGACGTCGTCGATGCGGTGCGCCTCGCGGCCGCGCATCGCACGCCCGTCATCCCGTTCGGGGCGGGCACGTCGCTCGAGGGCCACCTGCTGCCCGTGCGTGGCGGCATCAGCCTCGATCTCGGGCGCATGACCCGCATCCTGGCGGTGCACGCCGAGGACATGACGATCACCGTGCAGCCGGGCGTGGTGCGTACGGCGGTCAACCGCGCGCTCGAAGGCCGCGGGTTGTTCTTCCCGGTCGATCCCGGCGCCGACGCGACCATCGGCGGCATGTGCGCGACGCGCGCCAGCGGCACCAACGCGGTGCGCTACGGCACGATGCGCGAGAACGTCCTCGCACTGGAGGTCGTGACCGCGCGCGGCGAGGTGATCCGGACCGGGACGCGGGCCCGCAAGAGCAGCGCCGGCTACGACCTGACACGCCTGATGGTCGGCAGCGAGGGCACGCTCGGCGTCATCACCGAGGTGACGCTGCGCCTGCATCCGCTGCCCGAGGCCGTAAGTGCCGCGACCTGCTCGTTCCCGGCCATCGAGCCCGCCATCCGGACGGCGATGGCCATCGTGCAGCTCGGCATCCCGATTGCGCGCTGCGAGTTCCTCGACGCGCAGGGCGTGCGCATGGTCAACGTCCACTCGCGCCTGTCGCTGCCGGAACAGCCGCTGTTGCTGATGGAGTTCCACGGCTCGGCCCACGAGGTCGAGGAGCAGGCGCGCACCGTGCAGGCGCTGGCCGCCGAGCACGGCGGCGAGGCCTTCGCGTGGGCGACCTCGCCCGAGGAGCGCGCCCGACTGTGGACGGCGCGTCACAACGCCTACTTCGCCGCCCTGCACACCAATCCCGGGCGCCGCGTCATCTCCACCGACACGTGCCTGCCGATCTCCCGGCTCGCCGACTGCCTGGTCGCGTCGGCCGCCGAGGCCGAGGCATCGGGGCTCCCCCACTACCTGCTCGGGCACGTCGGCGACGGCAACTTCCACTTCGGGTACCTGGTGCGGCCGGGCAACGAGGACGACTGGCGCACGGCCGAGGGCCTCAATCACGCCCTGGTGCGCCGCGCTCTCGCCCTCGGCGGCACCTGTTCCGGCGAGCACGGCATCGGCCTGCACAAGATCGGCTTCCTGCGCGAGGAAGCCGGCGACGGCGCCATCGCGATGATGCGCGCGATCAAGCAGGCGCTGGACCCCGACGGGATCCTCAACCCGGGCAAGATCTTCGAGTAG
- a CDS encoding amidohydrolase: MRRRALLGLTIVAGLAWALLAPLAAQRTGDPADLVVVNGTVVTLDRADSRAQAIAIHHGRIVAVGSDAAVRAWAGPSTQVIDARGRTVIPGLIDSHVHALGAAPVEAVRPFRTLSSVQELQAWIRDEATRSPGTGWIWSPRVYPTRLKEGRFPTREELDAAVADRPVVADGAYAFVLNTAALRAAGITAEAPDPAGAQIVRGPGGEPTGLLRNARSALSRYLPAPTAALPLAEIEALHRVYLESGITSVIERGATVAGYRAYEALKASGRLHVRATVTLMLPAGLQVSDVARVIDALPLQPGQGDDRLKVGPLKLTVDGGILLGTSYMREPYGPRSRALYGVQGDDYRGFLSASPAVIHEVMKVGHARGWQMSAHVTGDAGVDVVLDAFEAAQRAHPRPDPRHTLIHAYFPTPEVARRVAALGVQVDTQPAWFYKDADALLGALGSPRLQHFIGVKTWRDAGVRVALNTDHMFGADRDTAMNPFNPFLTIATAVTRRTESGRRIGAAEAVSRLEALRMMTIDAAALSFDEANRGSIEVGKLGDLAILSDDLLTCPADRIRHIKADVTIVGGQVVR; encoded by the coding sequence ATGAGGCGGCGCGCGCTGCTGGGGCTGACGATCGTCGCTGGCCTCGCCTGGGCCCTGCTCGCGCCACTCGCGGCGCAGCGCACGGGAGACCCTGCCGATCTCGTGGTCGTCAACGGCACGGTCGTCACCCTCGATCGCGCCGACAGTCGGGCGCAGGCGATCGCCATTCACCACGGCCGCATCGTGGCGGTGGGCAGCGACGCGGCGGTGCGCGCGTGGGCCGGGCCGTCGACCCAGGTGATCGACGCGCGCGGTCGCACCGTCATTCCTGGGCTGATCGACAGCCACGTGCATGCGCTCGGCGCGGCGCCAGTGGAGGCCGTGCGACCGTTCCGGACGCTGTCGTCGGTGCAGGAACTGCAGGCGTGGATCCGCGACGAAGCGACGCGTTCGCCGGGGACGGGCTGGATCTGGAGCCCGCGCGTGTATCCGACGCGGCTGAAGGAAGGGCGCTTTCCGACCCGTGAGGAACTCGACGCGGCCGTCGCGGACCGTCCGGTCGTCGCCGATGGCGCCTATGCCTTCGTGCTGAACACGGCGGCACTGCGCGCGGCAGGCATCACCGCCGAGGCGCCGGACCCGGCAGGCGCGCAGATCGTGCGTGGCCCCGGCGGCGAGCCGACCGGGCTGCTGCGCAACGCCCGCAGCGCCCTGTCCCGCTACCTGCCGGCGCCCACGGCGGCGCTGCCGCTCGCGGAGATCGAGGCGTTGCATCGCGTGTACCTCGAGTCGGGCATCACCAGTGTGATCGAGCGCGGCGCCACCGTGGCCGGCTATCGCGCGTACGAGGCGCTGAAGGCGAGCGGACGTCTCCACGTGCGCGCCACCGTCACGCTGATGCTCCCGGCCGGCCTGCAGGTCTCCGACGTGGCGCGGGTGATCGACGCGCTGCCGCTGCAGCCGGGCCAGGGTGACGATCGGCTGAAGGTCGGGCCGCTGAAGCTCACCGTCGATGGCGGGATCCTGCTCGGCACCTCGTACATGCGTGAGCCATACGGGCCACGGTCGCGCGCCCTCTACGGCGTGCAGGGCGATGACTACCGCGGCTTCCTGTCTGCCTCGCCCGCGGTCATCCACGAGGTGATGAAGGTCGGCCACGCGCGTGGGTGGCAGATGAGCGCCCACGTGACCGGTGATGCCGGCGTGGACGTGGTGCTCGATGCGTTCGAGGCGGCGCAGCGCGCGCACCCGCGCCCCGACCCGAGGCACACGTTGATCCACGCCTACTTTCCGACGCCCGAGGTGGCCAGGCGCGTGGCGGCACTCGGCGTGCAGGTGGACACGCAGCCGGCCTGGTTCTACAAGGACGCCGACGCGCTGCTCGGCGCGCTCGGCTCGCCGCGCCTGCAGCACTTCATCGGCGTGAAGACGTGGCGGGATGCGGGCGTGCGCGTCGCGCTCAACACCGACCACATGTTCGGCGCCGACCGCGACACGGCGATGAACCCCTTCAACCCGTTCCTGACGATCGCCACGGCGGTCACGCGTCGCACCGAGTCGGGACGACGGATCGGCGCGGCGGAGGCGGTCAGCCGCCTCGAGGCCCTGCGCATGATGACCATCGACGCGGCCGCCCTGAGCTTCGACGAGGCCAACCGTGGATCGATCGAGGTGGGGAAGCTGGGCGACCTCGCCATCCTCTCCGACGACCTGCTCACCTGCCCGGCAGACCGGATTCGGCACATCAAGGCCGACGTGACGATCGTCGGCGGGCAGGTGGTGCGGTAG
- a CDS encoding amidohydrolase family protein yields the protein MIILAIGACLGGGAAWSLGQDRDQDPPMGQAIFVGDTVLKPYDPVPSLVTTATDVRRAKFPATDIHAHWPASVEPAALLKAMDDLGVERAVNLSGGFGPQLERMLARYHTAAPGRLVIFGNVDFSRIDEPTFAADAVAMLERGKAQGMAGLKIFKNLGLTIKDRSGRVVPIDDPRIDPIWAACGRLGLPVLIHSADPVAFFAPIDERNERWLQLKRHPDWSFFGPAFPSRDDVLAQRDRVIAKHRGTTFIGAHLGDNAEDLAALEARLARYPNFVVDLSAREAELGRQPYTARRFLVKWQDRVLFGTDRYPGRADQPRHRLYYRLLETDDEYFRYYDHPFPPTGEWRVYGLHLPDAALRKIYQSNADRVLGWRVRDRAVR from the coding sequence ATGATCATCCTCGCCATCGGCGCGTGCCTCGGAGGCGGGGCGGCCTGGAGCCTTGGGCAGGACCGTGATCAGGATCCGCCGATGGGGCAGGCCATCTTCGTGGGCGACACGGTGCTCAAGCCCTACGACCCGGTGCCGTCGCTGGTCACCACGGCCACCGATGTCCGTCGCGCGAAGTTCCCGGCCACCGACATCCACGCGCACTGGCCGGCATCGGTCGAGCCCGCGGCGCTGCTGAAGGCGATGGACGACCTCGGCGTCGAGCGCGCGGTCAACCTGAGCGGGGGCTTCGGCCCGCAGCTCGAACGCATGTTGGCGCGCTATCACACGGCTGCGCCTGGGCGCCTGGTGATCTTCGGCAACGTCGACTTCTCGCGCATCGACGAGCCCACCTTCGCCGCCGACGCCGTCGCCATGCTCGAGCGCGGCAAGGCGCAGGGCATGGCGGGCCTCAAGATCTTCAAGAACCTCGGGCTGACCATCAAGGACCGCAGCGGGCGCGTGGTGCCGATCGACGACCCGCGCATCGACCCGATCTGGGCCGCGTGCGGGCGCCTCGGCCTGCCGGTGCTGATCCACTCGGCCGATCCGGTCGCCTTCTTCGCGCCCATCGACGAGCGCAACGAGCGCTGGCTCCAGTTGAAGCGTCACCCGGACTGGAGCTTCTTCGGGCCGGCGTTTCCCTCACGTGACGACGTCCTGGCGCAGCGCGATCGCGTCATCGCGAAGCACCGCGGCACGACGTTCATCGGCGCGCACCTCGGCGACAACGCCGAGGACCTCGCGGCCCTCGAGGCGCGCCTGGCCCGCTACCCGAACTTCGTCGTCGATCTGTCGGCGCGCGAGGCGGAGCTGGGCCGCCAGCCGTACACCGCGCGGCGCTTCCTCGTCAAATGGCAGGACCGCGTGCTGTTCGGCACCGACCGCTACCCCGGACGCGCCGACCAGCCCCGTCACCGGCTGTACTACCGGCTGCTCGAGACCGACGACGAGTACTTCAGGTACTACGACCACCCGTTCCCGCCGACCGGGGAGTGGCGGGTGTACGGGCTCCACCTTCCGGACGCGGCGCTGCGGAAGATCTACCAGTCCAACGCCGATCGGGTGCTCGGGTGGCGGGTGCGCGATCGCGCGGTCCGGTGA
- a CDS encoding serine hydrolase: protein MALSLVGTRPVVRAQGDAYFPPAGAWASKAPAETGMDAERLADALRYAEASPTTRAIDFSDQEATFGSLLGSVPTRRAGTNGAVIHKGYVVGTFGDPSAVDPTYSVAKSMLSTVTGIAVREGLLRVDDPVGAIVKDGGYDSPRNARVTWAMHLQQESEWEGAMWGKAHDFVGREAFGAGERKPRTLGAPGSFYEYNDVRVNRLALSLLRVFHRPVPEVFRTEVMEPIGASSTWKWVPYHNSYVTEGGVRMASVSGGTRWGGGLWVSAYDLARVGYLWLRGGRWGERQIVPSAYVRAALTPSAHGPDYGYLWWLNTRGEHFPGAPRTAFEALGAGGNHVIVSPGHDLVIVVRWHRDDAAELLRRVIGAIR, encoded by the coding sequence ATGGCACTGTCGCTCGTCGGCACGCGGCCGGTGGTGCGGGCGCAGGGTGACGCATATTTCCCGCCGGCTGGCGCGTGGGCGAGCAAGGCGCCGGCCGAGACGGGCATGGATGCCGAGCGCCTCGCCGATGCCCTGCGATACGCGGAGGCGTCGCCGACGACGCGGGCCATCGACTTCTCCGACCAGGAAGCGACGTTCGGGAGCCTGCTGGGCTCGGTGCCGACGCGACGTGCCGGGACCAACGGCGCCGTGATCCACAAGGGCTACGTCGTGGGCACCTTCGGCGATCCGTCGGCCGTCGATCCGACCTACTCGGTGGCCAAGAGCATGCTCTCCACCGTGACGGGCATCGCGGTCCGCGAGGGATTGCTGCGGGTCGACGACCCGGTCGGCGCCATCGTCAAGGACGGCGGCTACGACTCGCCGCGCAATGCCCGGGTGACCTGGGCGATGCACCTGCAGCAGGAGAGCGAGTGGGAAGGCGCGATGTGGGGAAAGGCGCACGACTTCGTGGGGCGCGAGGCGTTCGGCGCGGGCGAGCGGAAGCCCCGCACGCTGGGCGCGCCGGGCAGCTTCTACGAGTACAACGACGTGCGCGTGAACCGACTCGCGCTGTCGTTGTTGCGGGTGTTCCACCGCCCCGTGCCCGAGGTGTTCCGGACCGAGGTGATGGAGCCGATCGGCGCGTCGAGCACGTGGAAGTGGGTGCCGTATCACAACAGCTACGTCACCGAGGGCGGGGTGCGCATGGCCTCGGTGAGCGGCGGCACGCGCTGGGGCGGCGGCCTGTGGGTGAGCGCCTACGACCTGGCGCGCGTCGGCTACCTCTGGCTTCGCGGTGGCCGGTGGGGCGAGCGCCAGATCGTGCCGTCGGCGTACGTGCGCGCTGCCCTCACTCCGAGCGCGCATGGCCCGGATTACGGCTATCTCTGGTGGCTGAACACCCGCGGCGAGCACTTCCCCGGCGCGCCGCGGACGGCCTTCGAAGCGCTCGGCGCCGGCGGCAATCACGTCATCGTCTCGCCCGGGCACGACCTGGTCATCGTCGTCCGCTGGCACCGGGACGACGCGGCGGAACTGCTGCGCCGGGTCATCGGGGCAATTCGGTAA
- a CDS encoding NAD(P)-dependent oxidoreductase: protein MPDASSSSTSWPTSIVDEARLDDLLSTPTPAAVEALRRLPGDVIVLGVAGKMGPTLARMVRRAADEAGTPRRVIGVSRFSEPAHQAALQAVGVETIRCDLLDEAAVAALPDAPNVIYMAGRKFGSTGVESLTWAMNTWLPAVVCKRYAASRIAAFSTGNVYGLTAAGRGGSREDDTPAPVGEYAMSCLGRERMFEHFSRTHGTPVSILRLNYATEMRYGLLVDLARKVMAGTPIDLAMGYFNVIWQGDANGMAIASLLHASSPPYVVNLAGPEELTVRAVCAAFGERFSRPPVLVGAEAPDALLSNGAKGWRDLGAPRVPLAQLIDWTADWVARGGASLGKPTHFESRDGRF from the coding sequence ATGCCCGACGCGTCTTCCTCAAGTACATCATGGCCCACCTCGATCGTCGACGAGGCCCGACTCGACGACCTCCTGAGCACCCCCACGCCGGCGGCTGTCGAAGCCCTGCGCCGCCTGCCGGGCGACGTCATCGTGCTCGGGGTGGCGGGCAAGATGGGGCCGACGCTGGCGCGGATGGTCCGCCGCGCCGCTGACGAGGCCGGGACGCCGCGACGGGTCATCGGCGTATCGCGTTTCTCCGAGCCTGCCCACCAGGCGGCGTTGCAGGCGGTGGGCGTCGAGACCATCCGCTGCGACCTGCTCGATGAGGCGGCGGTCGCCGCGCTGCCCGACGCGCCGAACGTGATCTACATGGCCGGCCGGAAGTTCGGATCCACGGGTGTCGAGTCGCTCACGTGGGCGATGAACACGTGGCTGCCGGCCGTCGTCTGCAAGCGTTACGCGGCCAGTCGCATCGCGGCGTTCTCCACCGGCAACGTCTACGGACTCACGGCCGCGGGACGCGGCGGCTCACGGGAGGACGACACGCCCGCGCCGGTCGGCGAGTACGCCATGAGTTGCCTCGGGCGCGAGCGGATGTTCGAGCATTTCAGCCGCACGCACGGCACGCCGGTCAGCATCCTGCGCCTGAACTACGCCACGGAGATGCGCTACGGGCTGCTCGTCGACCTGGCGCGCAAGGTGATGGCGGGCACGCCGATCGATCTCGCGATGGGCTACTTCAACGTGATCTGGCAGGGCGACGCCAATGGCATGGCCATCGCCTCGCTGCTCCACGCGTCGTCGCCGCCGTACGTGGTCAACCTCGCCGGGCCCGAGGAACTCACGGTGCGGGCGGTGTGCGCAGCCTTCGGCGAGCGGTTCTCACGCCCGCCGGTCCTGGTGGGCGCCGAGGCCCCGGACGCGCTCCTCAGCAACGGGGCGAAGGGCTGGCGAGACCTGGGCGCGCCGCGGGTGCCGCTCGCGCAACTGATCGACTGGACGGCCGACTGGGTGGCGCGCGGCGGCGCCAGCCTCGGCAAGCCGACGCACTTCGAGTCGCGGGACGGGCGGTTCTGA
- a CDS encoding sialidase family protein gives MPRALLAMAALPLAVVALSAAPRPARSVQHVDVYKVAGRYGGWPANHGIWSWGNEILVGFEAGYFKDNKGGHSIDYTRPAEHLLARSLDGGQTWAIEHPEDLKPPPGVQQAGVPVEAGRPVTESPGDIPFTHPDFVFTARMASIHVGPSRFYYSTDRGHHWKGPYALPDFGTPGIAARTDYLVDGPRSMTLFLTAAKANQKEGRVIAARTTDGGRTWTRLAYVHDEPADNEFGIMPSSVRLSPTTLLTSVRYRRFIELYRSDDNGSSWQHVVRAVPDTGRGNPPSLLRLKDGRLVITYGYRAEPYGIRARVSKDEGRTWDDEVVLREDGGTWDLGYTRTVQRPDGKLVTVYYYNVGDTERFIGATVWEP, from the coding sequence ATGCCTCGTGCCCTCCTCGCGATGGCGGCCCTGCCCCTGGCAGTGGTCGCCCTGTCGGCTGCGCCGCGCCCGGCGCGTTCGGTGCAACACGTCGATGTGTACAAGGTCGCCGGCCGGTACGGCGGCTGGCCCGCCAATCATGGCATCTGGAGCTGGGGAAACGAGATCCTCGTCGGTTTCGAGGCCGGGTACTTCAAGGACAACAAGGGCGGACACTCGATCGACTACACGCGCCCCGCCGAGCACCTGTTGGCGCGCAGCCTGGACGGCGGCCAGACCTGGGCCATCGAGCATCCCGAGGACCTCAAGCCGCCACCAGGCGTGCAGCAGGCCGGCGTGCCCGTCGAGGCGGGCCGGCCGGTGACCGAGAGTCCGGGCGACATCCCGTTCACGCACCCGGACTTCGTGTTCACGGCGCGGATGGCCAGCATCCACGTCGGTCCGTCGCGGTTCTACTACTCCACCGACCGCGGTCACCATTGGAAGGGCCCGTACGCGCTGCCCGACTTCGGAACCCCCGGCATCGCCGCCCGCACCGACTACCTCGTCGACGGCCCGCGCTCGATGACGCTGTTCCTCACGGCGGCCAAGGCAAACCAGAAGGAAGGACGCGTGATTGCGGCACGCACGACCGACGGCGGTCGCACGTGGACACGCCTGGCCTACGTGCACGACGAGCCCGCCGACAACGAGTTCGGCATCATGCCCTCCAGCGTCAGGCTGTCGCCGACCACGTTGCTCACGTCGGTGCGGTACCGGCGCTTCATCGAGTTATACCGTTCCGACGACAACGGCAGTTCGTGGCAGCACGTCGTGCGCGCCGTCCCCGACACGGGCCGCGGCAACCCGCCGAGCCTGCTGCGCCTGAAGGACGGACGCCTCGTGATCACCTACGGCTATCGCGCCGAGCCCTACGGCATCCGCGCCCGCGTGAGCAAGGACGAGGGCCGCACGTGGGACGACGAGGTCGTGCTGCGCGAGGACGGCGGCACGTGGGACCTCGGGTACACGCGCACCGTGCAGCGGCCCGACGGCAAGCTCGTGACCGTGTACTACTACAACGTCGGCGACACCGAGCGCTTCATCGGCGCCACGGTGTGGGAGCCGTAG